A part of Fusarium oxysporum Fo47 chromosome III, complete sequence genomic DNA contains:
- a CDS encoding Mis6-domain-containing protein — protein METDIDPASAGHQEIRLLVDEVIESSKIPAKTRATNVKPTIASLTSLSYEWGLLPGTLDDLIILVTTPNHLDQASQAAIIRNLYPVAPISRKSVLQVISCLGHGALKPSLTLQAALLKWLITVHHTLESPQTLSQTYSVLFNLLDTAATRPNLSHLLALITRRKHVQPFRIQALLNLSRQTGNDPSLIGLLRVFKDYYPEVIVGDAVRGKASSFKHPDPQWRARLDEIQDAHLHQTEKGTLRPRDGFRVHRPISRSTRNRIIPVVHTSYVAENAVTLEEIENVASFVKNLDKLELPNQLVAVLADPLLQKLMLLRPDGESEQRLANWLNGVLQDVRDGDADENTFFDMLDILREYVVSIKNLPPLLLDFFARFLPLWDGSGRRDAMFEILSYSPLLDFKGLYKHIFQPLEAATLDNTPESLLALLALYKNLLHHWTIVLESSDTVPDHASGTITALVRHVNPLALTLCQTCPSVSSRSAILDFYEQNARLVSHQVLKHYICIELPPSSLIYILFFSSSVAIVSRMCAILAFYKKGFEMAMLTRPGREKSNRIDSTSYNRTFVSLFNGYLMDMCNCFWRGRAFTNSDPNALGCMIPGSLVPVLSSYVTSVDKAHTLASLFSLSHSPLLSLQSRRCIRSLENAEIDSDSSLRIRHEGPPTQSSLGQLASSGGLRISWQDYRIKVLEALTARELGGITDLLKNTMTVLRKLIDGEGSSRPTTSQSFQ, from the exons ATGGAGACAGATATAGATCCCGCCTCGGCGGGTCACCAGGAGATTCGTCTTCTCGTGGACGAAGTTATTGAAT CATCCAAAATACCCGCCAAAACACGCGCGACCAACGTCAAACCTACTATTGCTAGCCTTACCTCACTATCGTATGAATGGGGTCTTTTACCTGGGACCCTTGACGATCTCATCATTCTCGTCACAACTCCAAATCACCTTgaccaagcaagccaagctgCTATCATCCGAAACCTGTATCCCGTGGCACCTATCTCTCGAAAATCTGTTCTTCAAGTAATCTCGTGCCTTGGACATGGAGCCCTCAAGCCATCTCTTACTCTCCAGGCCGCTCTTCTCAAGTGGCTCATTACAGTACACCACACTTTGGAGTCACCACAAACGCTTTCTCAAACCTACTCGGTTCTGTTTAATCTCCTCGATACCGCGGCCACTCG ACCTAACCTCAGCCACCTACTGGCTCTCATTACCAGACGCAAACATGTTCAGCCTTTTAGAATACAAGCCTT GCTTAACCTTTCCCGGCAAACTGGAAATGACCCGTCCTTGATCGGTCTTCTAAGAGTTTTCAAAGACTATTACCCCGAGGTTATTGTAGGAGACGCAGTTCGGGGCAAAGCATCCTCCTTCAAG CACCCTGATCCGCAATGGCGAGCAAGGCTGGACGAAATCCAGGATGcacatcttcatcaaacAGAAAAAGGGACATTGCGACCTCGAGATGGCTTCCGTGTCCATCGCCCTATCTCCCGTAGTACTAGAAACAGAATTATCCCTGTAGTCCACACGTCTTATGTGGCAGAG AACGCGGTTACATTAGAGGAAATCGAGAATGTTGCCAGTTTTGTCAAGAatcttgacaagctcgaaCTCCCCAATCAACTAGTGGCTGTTCTGGCAGATCCTTTGTTGCAAAAGCTCATGCTTCTGAGACCAGACGGCGAATCTGAACAGAGACTAGCCAACTGGCTCAATGGTGTTCTGCAAGATGTTCGTGATGGCGATGCAGATGAAAACACCTTCTTCGACATGCTGGACATCCTACGGGAATATGTTGTTTCTATCAAG AACCTTCCTCCTCTCCTACTCGACTTCTTCGCACGCTTTCTTCCGCTTTGGGATGGCTCTGGACGCCGCGATGCCATGTTTGAGATCTTGTCTTACTCCCCATTACTGGACTTCAAAG GGCTATACAAACATATATTCCAACCCCTTGAAGCTGCAACTCTTGATAATACCCCGGAATCTCTGCTAGCGCTTCTCGCCCTGTACAAGAACCTTCTTCACCACTGGACAATTGTGCTTGAATCAAGTGACACGGTACCGGACCACGCCAGTGGTACTATCACAGCCTTGGTCCGACACGTTAATCCACTGGCCCTCACACTCTGCCAAACATGTCCTTCTGTCTCATCACGTTCTGCAATTCTTGACTTCTATGAGCAAAACGCCAGACTCGTTAGCCATCAAGTCCTCAAGCACTACATTTGCATCGAACTACCCCCTTCATCCCTCATTTACATACTCTTCTTTAGCAGTTCTGTGGCCATTGTCTCACGTATGTGTGCCATTCTTGCCTTTTACAAGAAGGGTTTCGAGATGGCCATGCTCACCAGGCCGGGTCGTGAGAAAAGCAACCGCATTGACTCCACATCATATAACAGGACTTTTGTCAGCCTTTTCAATGGCTACCTTATGGATATGTGCAATTGCTTTTGGCGTGGCAGGGCTTTCACTAACAGTGACCCCAACGCACTCGGATGTATGATTCCGGGGAGCCTCGTGCCTGTTCTGTCGTCGTACGTGACTTCTGTGGACAAGGCTCATACTCTAgcatctctcttctcattgTCACACTCGCCACTCCTGAGCTTGCAAAGCAGACGATGTATTAGAAGTCTTGAGAATGCCGAAATCGATAGCGATTCTTCTTTGCGCATCAGGCATGAGGGACCGCCGACACAGAGTAGCCTTGGGCAATTGGCAAGTTCCGGGGGTTTACGCATCTCGTGGCAGGATTATAGGATCAAGGTGCTCGAGGCACTGACTGCTAGAGAACTCGGGGGCATTACAGATCTTTTGAAGAACACAATGACAGTTCTGAGGAAATTAATAGACGGCGAGGGCAGCTCCAGGCCAACCACGTCGCAGTCATTTCaatga
- a CDS encoding P-loop containing nucleoside triphosphate hydrolase protein, translating into MTPPKPPRVEVNNLSYTFPDYSTGVNNITLDLPPRSRTLLIGANGAGKTTLLRLLAGKRLAPSDTISICGVDPFKEGLEGVTYLGLEWVLNPIVRTDIGVNELLRSVGGDAYPDRRDELVAMLDVDTNWRMHAVSDGERRRVQLAMGLLRPWTVLLLDEITVDLDVLSRAEFLAWLKRETEIRECTIVYATHILDNLAGWPTHLAHMHLGTVKEWDEADKMLATIDGTVGASGNSRLGELVLSWLREDLKERGPRSNMKRGPEGKTYGFGGIQIGGYGDESKQREA; encoded by the coding sequence ATGACACCTCCTAAGCCTCCCCGTGTTGAAGTCAACAACCTCTCATACACTTTTCCCGACTACTCGACTGGTGTCAACAACATCACTTTGGATCTTCCTCCGCGGTCTCGTACCCTTCTGATCGGTGCTAATGGAGCTGGTAAGACAACTCTGCTTCGTCTTCTTGCCGGCAAACGTCTTGCGCCCAGTGACACCATCTCTATTTGCGGTGTAGATCCTTTCAAAGAGGGTCTTGAGGGGGTCACTTATCTTGGTCTGGAATGGGTTCTTAACCCCATTGTTCGAACCGACATCGGCGTCAATGAGTTGCTTCGCTCTGTTGGTGGCGATGCATACCCTGATCGACGAGACGAGCTCGTCGCAATGCTTGATGTCGACACCAATTGGCGTATGCATGCTGTTTCAGATGGTGAGCGTCGTCGAGTCCAGCTTGCCATGGGTCTACTGAGACCTTGGACGGTTCTACTCCTCGATGAAATTACTGTCGATCTCGACGTTCTGAGCCGTGCTGAGTTTCTGGCCTGGCTCAAGCGTGAGACGGAGATTCGAGAATGTACCATCGTCTACGCTACTCATATCTTGGATAACCTCGCTGGTTGGCCTACTCATCTTGCCCATATGCACCTTGGTACTGTCAAGGAGTGGGACGAGGCTGACAAGATGCTCGCCACCATCGATGGTACTGTGGGTGCCTCTGGCAATAGCCGTCTCGGAGAGCTCGTTCTGAGCTGGCTTCGAGAGGACTTGAAGGAGCGAGGGCCACGGAGCAACATGAAACGTGGCCCTGAAGGCAAGACCTATGGCTTTGGAGGCATCCAGATCGGTGGCTATGGCGACGAGTCTAAGCAGCGCGAAGCATAA
- a CDS encoding uncharacterized protein (domain of unknown function-domain containing protein): MLRRLASLSHQDSNETSHEHMSPQPGDGPSSPDTSRQGGLAHVLRGLTSSKLSKSSPSIASPSSANAQPTAEFVHAPAPAVSPNPPHGLSSSHMESFELLKNGSPNERIAAANSLKYAIAEYPLNPVLDIWYAAKDLIDPAKPAAARAAGWELLTECVKHEASSDLERQEYFTTLSAPANSEDFHLQLAALVDLTRRGRILTGFDYELLPLLTNWLWESYNVVRAARRKASRSSKGASRNRAVASGEEKNLAQLFNFLIDVIKFSFNNADESAVTGLIDRLLAICMSTSVEEDLRSSIAVIDAIVTFGSIPEDKLKGCVQVLSSIYCMVGSLQKDSWNTLSNLFKSHNGQATIRILLDILRNNPTDGAKEKDVNREIRGALAVLQKVLSKSPENGYPGIPFALLADGLAIVAKTGTSIKTLTAILQLLNALFDGGDGHIHRLIIDEDWSVILEAAATCSKRAIPGPRDSDGYRSPIRDEKPEEALIRELIILIKQLDVLINQKSDVFVPRATIISFLTEVHQFLPDETASSVLNYFQQFRCCSPSDLQWEENLTLVLKGFFGNRDRSSQIRLRALETIMDAYEVVDLVGDDPEESFIPQLAKSILQDVSEETDVLVLEGIMSLMVSVVVSCDMELFDYIVDALRGIVIGDRLKSPIPSSASHSPFAQGSSQEHLPQGQSPSNVVAKGYVKIFVQTMDYDSGKSLRLYHALINIVKSSHCEVDARLTAMKLLFRLRADWANRIFITKTLETNFVAASLCRTPETYAKKQAEEAAQSIRLLRNEHGGSSRSARGISFSQGQGHERGMPVRSASVAAGSGLLGSSGSAARYHQLWSLPDPEALPESVTGVFSPVLVSHSPGSAELVMGEEVQKAKTNIEATALDIAAWLEAVLGLLHGCDWEVYSFALVHLPSQLSNHAIFRDAIPQIQELRRLICEQIRTNSFQEPPNASGLRRADVAICLFHSLTMILSYHDHFQKGDEDEIVKTFVHGIATWERSAKCCIHALSICCHELPLSTSKSLVQLLTKMSTIITQPHVSIHILEFLACLSRLHNVYVNFREEEYKIVFGICIRYLQSVRDKKTSNRNSHASEPSTPATSTGNLSDAIHPSATDDLPQYVYALAYHVILFWFLALKLPDRATLVGWLVRNIYNEIEDAHTDNEQALTSIDFMQRYTYADVEESSQDPLFTSDRFGEIIKKRWLVGYSIVTVNQATTTGWAQIVKRQPSGTSAFTIRETFDPPPPHQTPNYVDISREGQVSTNTILPSHIMVQLMSSIPQGHDLARPIPLPEDDAVERAIRVFDRSSTVDGHKVGVIYIGEGQTDEVEILGNVSGSSDYMEFLNNLGTLTKLKGATFNTHGLDREFDSDGQYTFCWRDRVTEIVFHVTTQMPTNLEHDPRCTMKKRHIGNDFVNIVFNDSGLPFRFDTFPGDFNFVHIVITPASRASFIAARDASKHSQPFYRVQVLSKPGFPEISPASEMKIVSLKALPGLIRLLALNASVFSHVWANREGGEHVSSWRSRLRAIKRLREKYTPSKSGQITPSASQNSSLGGAPPLHQQQPLLPQGDISSSRPASTVRDSFTSLRRTSVATFFTSTSEQTSHRSSMLSSSTTTNDTEIGPFHAQDSHADTVDFSKWA, translated from the coding sequence ATGTTGCGCCGTTTAGCCTCACTTAGTCACCAAGACTCCAACGAGACTTCACACGAGCACATGTCACCGCAGCCAGGAGATGGTCCATCATCCCCAGATACGTCCCGTCAGGGTGGCCTTGCCCATGTCCTCCGGGGTCTGACAAGTTCTAAGCTCTCCAAATCCTCACCGTCTATAGCATCACCCTCTTCAGCGAACGCCCAACCGACCGCCGAGTTCGTCCATGCTCCAGCCCCAGCCGTCTCCCCAAACCCACCTCATGGGCTGTCTTCTAGTCACATGGAGTCctttgagcttctcaagaatgGCTCACCCAACGAGCGCATTGCTGCCGCCAACTCGTTGAAATACGCAATTGCCGAGTACCCTCTCAATCCTGTCCTGGATATTTGGTATGCTGCAAAAGACCTTATCGATCCCGCAAAACCTGCAGCAGCACGAGCAGCTGGTTGGGAGCTTCTCACGGAGTGTGTGAAGCACGAGGCCTCTTCTGATCTCGAACGGCAAGAATATTTCACGACTCTATCAGCTCCTGCAAACTCGGAAGATTTTCACCTGCAGTTGGCTGCTCTTGTTGACCTGACCCGGCGAGGCCGAATTTTGACAGGCTTCGATTATGAGCTTCTTCCCCTTTTGACTAATTGGTTATGGGAATCTTACAACGTGGTGCGTGCAGCTAGAAGGAAAGCGTCCCGGAGTTCAAAGGGCGCTTCTCGAAATCGTGCTGTCGCTTCTGGTGAAGAAAAAAACCTCGCTCAGTTATTCAATTTTCTCATCGACGTCATCAAGTTCAGCTTCAACAATGCAGATGAATCTGCTGTGACAGGATTGATCGATCGATTACTGGCAATTTGCATGAGCACGAGCGTGGAAGAGGATCTCAGATCGAGCATAGCGGTCATTGATGCAATTGTGACATTTGGGTCTATACCAGAAGATAAGCTCAAAGGCTGTGTTCAAGTGCTCAGCTCTATCTATTGTATGGTGGGAAGCCTTCAGAAGGACTCCTGGAACACGCTCTCAAATCTGTTCAAAAGCCATAATGGACAGGCGACCATCCGCATTTTATTGGATATTCTACGAAATAATCCTACGGATGgggccaaggagaaggatgtCAACCGAGAGATACGCGGCGCCCTTGCCGTACTGCAAAAGGTTCTGTCCAAAAGCCCGGAGAACGGCTATCCGGGGATACCTTTCGCATTACTGGCGGATGGTCTTGCCATAGTTGCGAAAACTGGCACTTCCATTAAAACTTTGACGGCTATTCTTCAGTTGCTTAATGCTCTATTTGACGGTGGCGATGGCCATATCCATCGTTTGATCATCGACGAGGACTGGTCCGTAATACTTGAGGCTGCCGCGACATGCTCCAAACGAGCAATACCTGGGCCGCGCGACTCTGATGGATACCGCAGTCCTATCAGGGACGAGAAGCCTGAGGAAGCTCTGATCCGAGAACTTATAATCCTCATCAAGCAGCTTGATGTGCTCATTAACCAAAAGTCGGATGTGTTTGTTCCTCGGGCAACCATTATTTCGTTTCTAACCGAAGTCCATCAGTTCCTCCCTGACGAAACTGCATCGTCTGTCTTGAATTACTTTCAGCAGTTCAGATGTTGTTCACCTTCAGATCTCCAATGGGAGGAAAATCTAACCTTGGTTTTAAAAGGATTCTTTGGCAACAGAGATCGGTCCTCACAGATTAGGCTTCGAGCCTTGGAAACCATCATGGACGCTTACGAAGTCGTGGATCTAGTGGGCGATGACCCCGAAGAGAGCTTCATCCCGCAACTGGCCAAGAGCATCCTTCAAGATGTTTCTGAAGAGACGGACGTGTTGGTCCTTGAAGGAATCATGTCGCTCATGGTCTCAGTTGTAGTATCTTGTGACATGGAATTATTCGATTATATCGTCGATGCCCTCCGAGGCATCGTCATTGGCGACAGGCTCAAATCACCGATTCCATCGTCAGCATCTCATAGCCCATTCGCTCAAGGATCTTCCCAAGAACACCTGCCACAAGGACAGTCGCCCTCAAACGTGGTTGCCAAGGGATACGTGAAGATATTTGTGCAGACTATGGATTATGACAGTGGGAAATCCTTGAGGCTATACCATGCGCTGATAAACATTGTGAAGTCGAGTCACTGCGAGGTCGATGCTCGGTTGACCGCTATGAAGCTCTTATTTAGGCTGCGTGCCGATTGGGCCAACCGAATTTTCATCACAAAGACACTTGAGACTAATTTTGTTGCCGCCTCCTTGTGTCGAACCCCGGAAACATACGCCAAGAAGCAGGCTGAGGAGGCTGCACAGTCTATACGCTTGTTAAGAAATGAACATGGTGGGTCGTCCAGGTCTGCTCGCGGTATTTCGTTcagccaagggcaaggccaTGAAAGAGGCATGCCCGTTCGGTCTGCAAGCGTCGCTGCTGGAAGTGGCCTGCTCGGCAGTAGTGGTAGTGCAGCTCGCTATCATCAGCTTTGGAGCCTTCCGGACCCAGAGGCTTTGCCTGAATCCGTGACCGGCGTGTTTAGTCCAGTTCTGGTTTCTCACAGCCCTGGCTCCGCTGAACTCGTGATGGGGGAAGAAGTACAAAAGGCCAAAACGAATATTGAGGCTACTGCCCTCGATATTGCCGCTTGGCTCGAGGCTGTCCTCGGCTTGTTGCACGGTTGCGACTGGGAGGTGTACAGTTTTGCACTGGTTCACCTTCCATCACAACTCAGCAACCATGCCATTTTCAGAGACGCCATTCCCCAGATCCAGGAGCTGCGAAGACTCATTTGCGAGCAAATCCGAACCAACTCCTTTCAAGAGCCTCCAAATGCATCAGGCTTGAGGCGAGCTGACGTGGCGATTTGTCTCTTCCACAGTTTAACGATGATTCTCAGTTACCATGACCACTTTCAAAAGggcgatgaggatgaaaTAGTCAAAACATTTGTTCATGGCATCGCAACTTGGGAGCGGAGTGCAAAATGCTGCATCCATGCCTTGTCCATATGCTGTCATGAATTGCCACTCTCAACAAGCAAATCACTGGTTCAGCTATTGACCAAAATGTCTACTATCATCACCCAGCCGCATGTCTCTATCCATATCCTCGAATTCCTGGCTTGTCTGAGCCGTTTACACAACGTGTATGTCAACTTCAGAGAAGAGGAATACAAGATTGTGTTTGGAATTTGCATTCGCTATCTGCAATCTGTGAGGGACAAAAAGACTTCCAACAGGAACAGTCATGCCAGCGAGCCGTCTACCCCAGCAACCTCAACGGGCAACCTTTCGGATGCCATACACCCAAGCGCAACAGACGATTTACCACAGTATGTGTATGCATTAGCATACCATGTGATACTCTTCTGGTTCCTTGCGTTAAAACTGCCCGACCGGGCCACCTTGGTTGGGTGGCTTGTCAGGAACATATACAACGAGATTGAAGATGCGCACACAGATAACGAACAAGCACTCACTTCGATCGACTTCATGCAAAGGTATACATACGCTGACGTGGAGGAATCATCCCAAGACCCTCTCTTTACATCGGATCGATTCGGAGAGATCATAAAGAAGAGATGGTTGGTTGGTTATAGCATCGTCACCGTAAATCAGGCCACGACCACTGGCTGGGCTCAAATTGTCAAGAGACAGCCTTCAGGCACCTCGGCCTTCACGATTCGAGAAACGTTTGATCCACCGCCTCCGCATCAAACACCCAATTACGTGGATATTAGCAGGGAGGGACAAGTCTCGACGAATACTATCTTGCCCAGTCACATCATGGTACAACTGATGTCGTCCATCCCTCAAGGTCATGATCTAGCGCGACCTATTCCGCTCCCTGAGGATGATGCCGTTGAAAGAGCCATTCGAGTCTTTGATCGAAGCTCTACTGTTGATGGGCACAAAGTCGGCGTCATATACATTGGAGAGGGACAGACTGATGAAGTCGAGATTCTTGGGAATGTGTCTGGTAGCAGCGACTACATGGAGTTCCTCAACAATCTTGGCACATtgaccaagctcaagggaGCGACGTTCAACACTCATGGACTCGATCGCGAATTTGACTCTGATGGCCAGTATACTTTTTGCTGGCGAGATCGTGTCACAGAAATCGTGTTTCACGTCACCACACAGATGCCTACGAACCTGGAACATGACCCACGTTGCACAATGAAGAAGCGCCATATTGGCAATGATTTTGTTAACATTGTGTTCAACGATTCAGGTCTGCCTTTCAGATTTGATACTTTCCCGGGCGACTTCAATTTTGTCCATATTGTCATTACACCAGCGTCAAGGGCTTCGTTTATTGCTGCTAGAGACGCGTCCAAACACAGTCAGCCCTTTTATCGCGTTCAGGTCTTGAGCAAGCCAGGTTTCCCTGAGATCTCGCCCGCTtcagagatgaagattgtATCACTTAAAGCTCTCCCAGGTCTGATCCGTTTGTTGGCTCTTAATGCTTCGGTGTTCTCTCACGTCTGGGCTAATCGTGAGGGTGGTGAGCATGTCAGCTCGTGGAGAAGTCGCCTCCGTGCTATCAAAAGGCTTCGGGAGAAGTACACACCTTCAAAATCTGGGCAAATAACACCCTCGGCCTCACAGAACTCATCTCTCGGGGGCGCACCTCCGTTacaccaacaacagcctcTCCTGCCACAGGGAGATATATCGTCGTCGCGACCAGCCAGCACCGTCCGCGATAGCTTTACGAGTCTACGTCGCACAAGTGTAGCCACCTTTTTCACAAGCACAAGTGAGCAGACCTCACATCGATCCTCAATGTTGTCATCATCTACAACAACAAATGACACTGAGATTGGTCCATTTCACGCGCAAGATTCACACGCTGACACTGTCGACTTTTCCAAATGGGCCTAA
- a CDS encoding DNA polymerase alpha/epsilon subunit B-domain-containing protein, with protein MVTLEDVEGSLLRKPSETSHQVPSRSASVYKPLQSFVLDKQRSYQQQYGDMYFLRLTKIKPAVDKVAAEAWTGTKIGEEEAQRVERVLDVRQGELCWVTGTVYMEMPLKPNILEDVSKDRWISAPILTPKYFSKDDQVMLEDESGRIRLVGDVLKTVNLVTGCIIGVMGTENANGELEVIDIKFPDLPPQPDRWSLSKPNSEKAKTKDEDEDMADASETKKGNSKIAIVSGLSFSGTDASHTLELELLSEYLLGEAMTPLSQIDVSHISRLVIAGNSISTTDRKPPAADEALPEKKAQKKYGYDASAYNPLPSQLFDAFIAELLPSIPITMLPGAQDPANASYPQQPVHPAMFPSARAYARDPAAPATQPGWFDTVTNPWEAELEGWRFLGTGGQNVDDVFKYVGSDDRLGMMEAMCRWRCCAPTAPDTLWSYPFQDDDPFVMQTCPHLYFVGNQPHFTTKVIHGPEGQSVRLVTVPSFAETKELVLIDTETLEVERVKISAT; from the exons ATGGTGACCCTCGAAGATGTCGAAGGGAGCCTCTTGCGAAAGCCCTC CGAAACTTCTCACCAAGTCCCTTCTCGGAGCGCCTCCGTTTACAAGCCCCTACAATCCTTTGTCCTCGACAAGCAACGCTCTTACCAGCAGCAGTATGGCGATATGTACTTTTTGCGCCTCACCAAGATAAAACCAGCTGTCGATAAAGTAGCCGCAGAGGCTTGGACAGGTACAAAGAttggcgaagaggaagcaCAGAGAGTTGAACGAGTGCTTGATGTCCGGCAGGGAGAGCTGTGCTGGGTAACTGGCACCGTATACATGGAGATGCCACTGAAGCCGAATATTCTGGAGGATGTGTCCAAGGAT CGTTGGATCTCCGCCCCTATTCTGACACCGAAATATTTCTCCAAAGACGACCAGGTCATGTTGGAGGACGAGTCGGGCCGCATCAGGCTGGTTGGCGATGTGCTGAAGACCGTAAACTTGGTCACAGGATGTATTATCGGGGTCATGGGTACCGAAAACGCCAATGGCGAATTAGAGGTCATTGACATCAAATTCCCTGACCTTCCTCCGCAACCTGACCGTTGGAGCCTTTCGAAGCCCAATTcagagaaggccaagacaaaagacgaagatgaggatatgGCTGATGCTTCTGAAACCAAGAAGGGCAACAGCAAGATTGCTATTGTGTCTGGCTTGTCTTTCTCAGGCACCGATGCTTCTCACACGCTTGAGCTTGAACTCCTTTCCGAGTACTTGCTCGGTGAAGCTATGACCCCTTTAAGTCAGATCGATGTCTCTCATATTAGCCGCCTTGTCATAGCAGGAAACTCTATCTCGACAACAGACCGCAAACCTCCCGCTGCAGACGAGGCGCTCCCAGAAAAGAAAGCCCAGAAGAAGTACGGCTACGACGCCAGCGCCTACAACCCACTCCCCTCTCAACTCTTCGATGCGTTCATTGCCGAACTTCTCCCATCCATTCCTATCACGATGCTCCCTGGTGCTCAGGATCCAGCGAACGCTAGTTACCCGCAGCAACCCGTGCATCCAGCAATGTTCCCTTCGGCACGAGCGTATGCCCGTGACCCAGCAGCTCCAGCCACCCAACCAGGCTGGTTTGACACTGTCACCAACCCGTGGGAAGCGGAGCTCGAAGGATGGAGGTTTCTTGGTACTGGTGGCCAAAATGTTGACGATGTTTTCAAGTACGTCGGCAGCGATGATCGTCTTGGCATGATGGAAGCTATGTGTCGATGGCGTTGCTGTGCCCCGACTGCACCCGATACGCTAT GGAGCTACCCGTTTCAGGATGATGACCCTTTTGTGATGCAGACTTGCCCTCACCTCTATTTCGTCGGCAACCAGCCACACTTCACTACAAAGGTTATCCACGGACCTGAGGGTCAGTCAGTGAGACTTGTGACCGTACCAAGTTTTGCAGAAACAAAGGAGCTGGTGTTGATCGATACAGAAACACTTGAGGTGGAGAGGGTCAAGATATCTGCAACATAA